A stretch of the Aegilops tauschii subsp. strangulata cultivar AL8/78 chromosome 4, Aet v6.0, whole genome shotgun sequence genome encodes the following:
- the LOC141021676 gene encoding uncharacterized protein — translation MARHVFNRIREEVVAHDPYFECKTDALGKLGFSSYQKCTAAIRMLAYGIPSDLVDEYRSPVFARLAEGHSPPVNFEINGHQYNKGYYLADGIYPQWSTFVKTISKPQGEKRKRFAQMQESARKDVERAFGVLQSRWGIVRNPALSWDERKLWEVITACVIMHNMIVEDERDASIFDQGFDYQGENIEPLHQDPATFEQFVQFHREMRDWHSHLNLQNDLVEHVWDYIGNQ, via the exons ATGGCAAGGCATGTGTTCAATCGTATCCGAGAGGAAGTGGTTGCTCATGACCCATACTTCGAGTGCAAGACGGATGCCCTTGGCAAGCTTGGATTCTCCTCTTACCAGAAATGCACCGCGGCCATCCGCATGCTTGCATATGGAATTCCAAGCGATCTGGTGGATGAGTAT CGTTCTCCGGTCTTCGCAAGGCTTGCAGAAGGCCACTCCCCACCTGTCAACTTTGAGATCAACGGCCACCAGTACAACAAGGGATACTATCTAGCTGATGGTATATATCCTCAGTGGTCAACTTTTGTGAAGACAATCTCGAAACCCCAAGGTGAGAAGAGAAAGAGATTTGCCCAAATgcaagagagtgctagaaagGATGTGGAACGTGCTTTTGGTGTGCTTCAATCCCGGTGGGGTATCGTTCGAAACCCTGCCCTGTCATGGGATGAAAGGAAGCTTTGGGAGGTGAtaactgcttgtgtgatcatgcacaacatgatcgtcgaGGACGAGCGTGATGCGAGTATCTTCGACCAAGGATTTGATTATCAAGGTGAAAATATTGAGCCCCTGCACCAAGACCCGGCCACATTTGAACAATTTGTGCAATTCCACCGTGAGATGCGTGATTGGCACAGTCATTTGAATCTTCAAAATGACTTGGTTGAGCACGTGTGGGATTACATTGGCAACCAATAG
- the LOC109758282 gene encoding mitogen-activated protein kinase kinase kinase 3 isoform X2 produces the protein MPAWWKGKGRSKSKAAAPAGDAGTIPAGRDGEKDRKNKKASSFDEALIGREGRGKQLQQPAPAVGHPLPRPASMPSASAPASASASASSGGSSSLGSSAASDEPLDLGIYRISDANRTPAIDSRKQSLVLEEGRFVVNNLASENNRSCEPSVSPRKEFQPNILDLPSDRTTYCHGRKSTEIVFATRMPNSPPSSRGKHCPTSPVHSRAFGQCPGSPTAWQDDARNSSSPHPLPLPPGSPCTSSRSLHSQWKKGKLLGSGTFGQVYLGFNSEGGQMCAIKEVKVIADDSNSKECLRQLNQEMLLLNQLSHPNIVQYYGSELSSETLSVYLEFVSGGSIHKLLQEYGPFGETILRNYTAQILSGLAYLHGRNTVHRDIKGANILVDPNGDIKLADFGMAKHISAYTSIKSFKGSPYWMAPEVIMNTNGYSLSVDIWSLGCTILEMATARPPWSQYEGVAAIFKIGNSKDIPDIPDHLSSEAKSFLKLCLQRDPAARPTAAQLIEHPWVKDQASVRSSRSGSGITRDMFSTSTDGSKATVKTSIELSSYRSLSPLRDTNLRMRNLVVPASSIPSISTHRASAIASNVRMNMSLPVSPCTSPLRQYRQSNRSCLPSPPHPAYSAGAANYSPINNVLYPTRPSNYLTDPWLETPRQKTQTFDSPRRL, from the exons ATGCCGGCGTGGTGGAAGGGCAAGGGCAGGAGCAAGAGcaaggcggcggcgccggcgggggaCGCCGGCACAATTCCGGCCGGGAGGGACGGGGAGAAGGACAGGAAGAACAAGAAGGCGAGCAGCTTCGACGAGGCGCTTATTGGCAGGGAAGGCCGCGGGAAgcagctgcagcagccggcgCCGGCCGTCGGGCACCCGCTGCCGCGGCCGGCGTCCATGCCGTCGGCCTCCGCCCCCGCGTCAGCGTCGGCGTCCGCTTCAAGTGGGGGCAGCTCGTCGCTCGGGTCCTCCGCGGCGTCCGACGAGCCGCTGGATCTCGGAATTTACAG GATATCAGATGCAAATAGAACACCGGCCATTGATTCTCGGAAACAAAGTCTTGTGCTAGAAGAAGGGCGCTTTGTCGTAAATAATCTGGCTTCGGAGAATAACAGATCGTGTGAACCCTCAGTTTCTCCACGGAAAGAATTTCAACCCAACATTTTGGATCTTCCAAGTGATCGAACGACGTACTGTCATGGTCGAAAATCGACAGAAATTGTGTTTGCTACACGGATGCCGAACTCTCCCCCTAGTTCAAGAGGCAAACATTGTCCAACGTCACCTGTGCATTCAAGAGCATTTGGGCAATGCCCAGGATCCCCTACTGCGTGGCAAGATGATGCACGGAACTCAAGCTCACCACACCCACTTCCTCTTCCTCCAGGCTCCCCGTGCACATCTTCCCGTTCCCTCCATTCACAATGGAAGAAGGGGAAGTTGTTAGGCAGTGGTACATTTGGGCAAGTATACCTCGGATTCAACAG CGAAGGTGGCCAAATGTGTGCAATTAAAGAGGTTAAGGTTATTGCTGATGATTCAAACTCAAAAGAGTGTCTGAGGCAGCTAAATCAG GAAATGCTTCTCCTGAATCAGCTTTCGCATCCAAATATTGTGCAGTACTATGGCAGCGAACTG TCTAGTGAAACACTCTCAGTCTATCTTGAGTTTGTTTCTGGGGGCTCTATACATAAGTTGCTTCAAGAATATGGTCCATTTGGGGAGACCATCCTCCGGAACTACACTGCACAGATCCTTTCTGGCCTTGCATACTTGCATGGGCGGAATACAGTGCACAG GGATATCAAAGGAGCAAATATACTTGTAGATCCTAATGGTGACATCAAACTTGCAGATTTCGGTATGGCCAAGCAT ATATCAGCATACacatccatcaaatctttcaaaGGAAGCCCCTACTGGATGGCTCCAGAG GTTATCATGAATACCAATGGATATAGCCTTTCAGTGGACATTTGGAGCCTTGGCTGCACCATTCTTGAGATGGCAACTGCAAGGCCTCCATGGAGTCAGTACGAAGGG GTGGCTGCAATATTCAAAATTGGAAACAGCAAAGACATACCTGATATCCCAGATCATCTTTCTTCTGAAGCGAAAAGCTTTTTGAAACTCTGCTTGCAGCGCGATCCTGCTGCGCGCCCAACTGCTGCGCAATTAATAGAACATCCTTGGGTGAAGGACCAAGCTTCAGTCAGGTCCTCTAGGTCTGGCTCTGGCATTACTAGGGATATGTTCTCAACTTCCACTGATGGCAGCAAAGCCACG GTAAAGACAAGCATCGAGTTGTCATCCTACAGAAGCTTATCACCTCTACGAGATACTAATCTCAGGATGAGAAACTTAGTGGTGCCAGCATCTTCTATTCCTTCGATATCAACTCACAGGGCCTCTGCCAT CGCATCCAATGTGCGTATGAACATGTCCCTGCCCGTCTCGCCGTGCACTAGCCCGTTACGGCAGTACAGGCAGTCGAACCGGAGTTGTTTGCCATCACCTCCGCATCCAGCATATTCGGCTGGAGCAGCCAACTACAGCCCTATCAACAATGTGCTGTACCCTACGCGGCCAAGCAACTATCTCACAGACCCGTGGCTCGAAACCCCTCGCCAGAAAACACAAACATTTGATTCTCCAAGAAGATTGTAA
- the LOC109758282 gene encoding mitogen-activated protein kinase kinase kinase 3 isoform X1 yields MPAWWKGKGRSKSKAAAPAGDAGTIPAGRDGEKDRKNKKASSFDEALIGREGRGKQLQQPAPAVGHPLPRPASMPSASAPASASASASSGGSSSLGSSAASDEPLDLGIYRISDANRTPAIDSRKQSLVLEEGRFVVNNLASENNRSCEPSVSPRKEFQPNILDLPSDRTTYCHGRKSTEIVFATRMPNSPPSSRGKHCPTSPVHSRAFGQCPGSPTAWQDDARNSSSPHPLPLPPGSPCTSSRSLHSQWKKGKLLGSGTFGQVYLGFNSEGGQMCAIKEVKVIADDSNSKECLRQLNQEMLLLNQLSHPNIVQYYGSELSSETLSVYLEFVSGGSIHKLLQEYGPFGETILRNYTAQILSGLAYLHGRNTVHRDIKGANILVDPNGDIKLADFGMAKHISAYTSIKSFKGSPYWMAPEVIMNTNGYSLSVDIWSLGCTILEMATARPPWSQYEGVAAIFKIGNSKDIPDIPDHLSSEAKSFLKLCLQRDPAARPTAAQLIEHPWVKDQASVRSSRSGSGITRDMFSTSTDGSKATVKTSIELSSYRSLSPLRDTNLRMRNLVVPASSIPSISTHRASAISASNVRMNMSLPVSPCTSPLRQYRQSNRSCLPSPPHPAYSAGAANYSPINNVLYPTRPSNYLTDPWLETPRQKTQTFDSPRRL; encoded by the exons ATGCCGGCGTGGTGGAAGGGCAAGGGCAGGAGCAAGAGcaaggcggcggcgccggcgggggaCGCCGGCACAATTCCGGCCGGGAGGGACGGGGAGAAGGACAGGAAGAACAAGAAGGCGAGCAGCTTCGACGAGGCGCTTATTGGCAGGGAAGGCCGCGGGAAgcagctgcagcagccggcgCCGGCCGTCGGGCACCCGCTGCCGCGGCCGGCGTCCATGCCGTCGGCCTCCGCCCCCGCGTCAGCGTCGGCGTCCGCTTCAAGTGGGGGCAGCTCGTCGCTCGGGTCCTCCGCGGCGTCCGACGAGCCGCTGGATCTCGGAATTTACAG GATATCAGATGCAAATAGAACACCGGCCATTGATTCTCGGAAACAAAGTCTTGTGCTAGAAGAAGGGCGCTTTGTCGTAAATAATCTGGCTTCGGAGAATAACAGATCGTGTGAACCCTCAGTTTCTCCACGGAAAGAATTTCAACCCAACATTTTGGATCTTCCAAGTGATCGAACGACGTACTGTCATGGTCGAAAATCGACAGAAATTGTGTTTGCTACACGGATGCCGAACTCTCCCCCTAGTTCAAGAGGCAAACATTGTCCAACGTCACCTGTGCATTCAAGAGCATTTGGGCAATGCCCAGGATCCCCTACTGCGTGGCAAGATGATGCACGGAACTCAAGCTCACCACACCCACTTCCTCTTCCTCCAGGCTCCCCGTGCACATCTTCCCGTTCCCTCCATTCACAATGGAAGAAGGGGAAGTTGTTAGGCAGTGGTACATTTGGGCAAGTATACCTCGGATTCAACAG CGAAGGTGGCCAAATGTGTGCAATTAAAGAGGTTAAGGTTATTGCTGATGATTCAAACTCAAAAGAGTGTCTGAGGCAGCTAAATCAG GAAATGCTTCTCCTGAATCAGCTTTCGCATCCAAATATTGTGCAGTACTATGGCAGCGAACTG TCTAGTGAAACACTCTCAGTCTATCTTGAGTTTGTTTCTGGGGGCTCTATACATAAGTTGCTTCAAGAATATGGTCCATTTGGGGAGACCATCCTCCGGAACTACACTGCACAGATCCTTTCTGGCCTTGCATACTTGCATGGGCGGAATACAGTGCACAG GGATATCAAAGGAGCAAATATACTTGTAGATCCTAATGGTGACATCAAACTTGCAGATTTCGGTATGGCCAAGCAT ATATCAGCATACacatccatcaaatctttcaaaGGAAGCCCCTACTGGATGGCTCCAGAG GTTATCATGAATACCAATGGATATAGCCTTTCAGTGGACATTTGGAGCCTTGGCTGCACCATTCTTGAGATGGCAACTGCAAGGCCTCCATGGAGTCAGTACGAAGGG GTGGCTGCAATATTCAAAATTGGAAACAGCAAAGACATACCTGATATCCCAGATCATCTTTCTTCTGAAGCGAAAAGCTTTTTGAAACTCTGCTTGCAGCGCGATCCTGCTGCGCGCCCAACTGCTGCGCAATTAATAGAACATCCTTGGGTGAAGGACCAAGCTTCAGTCAGGTCCTCTAGGTCTGGCTCTGGCATTACTAGGGATATGTTCTCAACTTCCACTGATGGCAGCAAAGCCACG GTAAAGACAAGCATCGAGTTGTCATCCTACAGAAGCTTATCACCTCTACGAGATACTAATCTCAGGATGAGAAACTTAGTGGTGCCAGCATCTTCTATTCCTTCGATATCAACTCACAGGGCCTCTGCCAT CAGCGCATCCAATGTGCGTATGAACATGTCCCTGCCCGTCTCGCCGTGCACTAGCCCGTTACGGCAGTACAGGCAGTCGAACCGGAGTTGTTTGCCATCACCTCCGCATCCAGCATATTCGGCTGGAGCAGCCAACTACAGCCCTATCAACAATGTGCTGTACCCTACGCGGCCAAGCAACTATCTCACAGACCCGTGGCTCGAAACCCCTCGCCAGAAAACACAAACATTTGATTCTCCAAGAAGATTGTAA